The Janthinobacterium lividum genome has a window encoding:
- the glmM gene encoding phosphoglucosamine mutase — translation MTRKYFGTDGIRGLVGTAPITPDFVMRLGYAAGKVLAKSQGGKVRPTVLIGKDTRISGYMLEAALEAGLSAAGVDVMLAGPMPTPAIAYLTRALRLSAGVVISASHNPYHDNGIKFFSGQGTKLPDSVELEIEAALDEPMACVPSDKLGRAKRLDDAQGRYIEFCKGTFPNELDLRGLKIVVDCAHGAAYHIAPHVFHELGAEVIAIGNKPDGFNINAGYGATATKAMAEAVVEHGADLGIALDGDADRLIMCDATGRMYNGDELLYVMVKDRLATGSVAGAVGTLMTNMALEVLFKQQGIGFARAKVGDRYVLEVMKEKGWILGGEGSGHLLCLDKHTTGDGIVSALQVLSALKRSGQSLQQCLAELVLFPQTLINLRVAPGFDWQKNTAMVAEKELVEAELGDTGRVLIRASGTEPLIRVMVEAKDREKAESMARRIADKVAV, via the coding sequence ATGACGCGTAAATATTTTGGCACCGATGGCATCCGCGGCCTGGTGGGCACGGCTCCGATCACCCCCGATTTTGTCATGCGCCTCGGTTATGCGGCCGGCAAGGTGCTGGCCAAGTCGCAAGGCGGCAAGGTGCGCCCGACCGTGCTGATCGGCAAGGACACGCGCATTTCCGGCTACATGCTGGAAGCGGCGCTGGAAGCGGGCCTGTCTGCGGCCGGCGTGGACGTGATGCTGGCCGGCCCCATGCCGACCCCGGCAATCGCTTACCTGACGCGGGCGCTGCGCCTGTCGGCCGGCGTCGTCATTTCCGCTTCGCACAATCCCTATCATGACAATGGCATCAAGTTCTTTTCCGGTCAGGGCACCAAGCTGCCCGACAGCGTGGAACTGGAAATCGAAGCGGCGCTCGACGAGCCCATGGCTTGCGTGCCCTCGGACAAGCTGGGCCGCGCCAAGCGCCTGGACGATGCCCAGGGCCGCTACATCGAATTTTGCAAAGGCACTTTCCCGAACGAGCTGGACTTGCGCGGCCTGAAGATTGTCGTCGATTGCGCGCACGGCGCCGCCTACCATATCGCCCCGCACGTGTTCCATGAGCTGGGCGCGGAAGTCATCGCCATCGGCAACAAGCCCGACGGTTTCAACATTAATGCGGGCTACGGCGCCACGGCGACCAAGGCCATGGCCGAAGCCGTCGTCGAGCACGGCGCCGATCTCGGTATCGCTCTCGATGGCGACGCCGACCGCCTGATCATGTGCGACGCCACCGGCCGCATGTATAACGGCGACGAGTTGTTGTACGTCATGGTCAAGGACCGCCTTGCGACGGGCTCCGTAGCTGGCGCCGTGGGTACCCTGATGACCAACATGGCGCTGGAAGTGCTGTTCAAGCAGCAGGGCATCGGCTTTGCGCGCGCCAAGGTGGGCGACCGCTATGTGCTGGAAGTCATGAAGGAAAAGGGCTGGATACTGGGCGGCGAGGGTTCGGGCCATTTGCTGTGCCTGGACAAGCACACGACGGGCGACGGCATCGTCTCCGCGCTGCAAGTATTGTCCGCGCTCAAGCGCAGCGGCCAGAGCCTGCAGCAATGCCTGGCCGAACTGGTGCTGTTCCCGCAAACCCTGATCAACCTGCGCGTGGCGCCTGGTTTTGACTGGCAGAAAAATACCGCCATGGTGGCCGAGAAAGAATTGGTCGAGGCCGAGCTGGGCGACACGGGCCGCGTGCTGATCCGCGCATCGGGCACCGAACCGCTGATACGCGTGATGGTGGAAGCCAAGGACAGGGAGAAGGCTGAGTCGATGGCGCGCCGCATCGCCGACAAGGTCGCTGTTTAA
- the greA gene encoding transcription elongation factor GreA, translating into MTSVPLTKYGAELLKEELHHLKTKERRIVIDAIAEARSHGDLSENAEYDAAKERQAFVEGRIAELEGKLGAAQIIDPTALDAEGRVVFASTVNLEDLESGQKVTYQIVGLDEADLKKNKVSVTSPIARALIGKYAGDVVEVQAPSGPREYEILEVLYI; encoded by the coding sequence ATGACCTCAGTCCCATTGACCAAATACGGCGCAGAACTCTTGAAAGAAGAGCTGCATCATTTGAAGACCAAGGAACGCCGCATCGTCATCGATGCGATCGCCGAAGCGCGTTCGCACGGCGACCTGTCGGAAAACGCCGAGTACGATGCCGCCAAGGAACGCCAAGCGTTCGTCGAAGGCCGCATCGCCGAACTCGAAGGCAAGCTGGGCGCAGCGCAAATCATCGACCCGACCGCGCTCGACGCGGAAGGCCGCGTGGTCTTTGCCTCGACCGTGAACCTGGAAGACCTGGAATCGGGCCAGAAAGTCACCTACCAGATCGTTGGCCTCGATGAAGCCGACCTGAAAAAGAACAAAGTCTCCGTGACGTCGCCGATTGCCCGCGCGCTGATCGGCAAGTACGCTGGCGACGTGGTGGAAGTGCAGGCGCCGTCCGGCCCGCGCGAATACGAAATCCTGGAAGTACTGTACATCTGA
- the ftsH gene encoding ATP-dependent zinc metalloprotease FtsH: MNNMFSKSAIWVVVLLLLFMLFKQFDSHGATGGSKAIAYSDLLDEVKAKRVKDVVIEGSSITAKLMDDTKVRTTATSLDKGLIGDLRDNGVHFDVRPPEEASFLQTIFVSWFPMLLLIGVWVFFMRQMQGGGKGGAFSFGKSKARMMDEASNTVTFADVAGCDEAKEEVNEVVDFLKDPSKFQKLGGRIPRGVLMVGPPGTGKTLLARAIAGEAKVPFFSISGSDFVEMFVGVGASRVRDMFENAKKHSPCIIFIDEIDAVGRHRGAGMGGGNDEREQTLNQLLVEMDGFEANSGVIVVAATNRADVLDKALLRPGRFDRQVSVGLPDIRGREQILNVHMRKVPISTDVKADILARGTPGFSGADLANLVNEAALFAARRSKRLVEMADFEDAKDKIYMGPERKSMIIREEERRNTAYHESGHAVVAKLLPKADPVHKVTIMPRGWALGLTWQLPEHDNLSAYKDKMLEEISILFGGRIAEEIFVGQMSTGASNDFSRATKLARSMVTRFGMSDSMGVMVYEDSENEGFFGGATKTISEATQQKVDAEIRNILDKQYALARTLLEGNRDKVEMMTKALLEWETIDAEQINDIMAGLEPRPPKVIPPRRNAGDSGTGGISPNVTAPA; this comes from the coding sequence GTGAATAACATGTTTTCCAAATCTGCCATCTGGGTAGTCGTATTGCTGCTGTTGTTTATGCTGTTCAAGCAATTCGACAGTCATGGCGCCACAGGCGGCAGCAAGGCCATCGCTTATTCCGATTTGCTGGATGAAGTCAAAGCCAAGCGCGTCAAGGATGTCGTGATCGAAGGTTCGTCGATCACCGCCAAGCTGATGGACGACACCAAGGTGCGTACCACCGCCACCAGCCTCGACAAGGGCCTGATCGGCGACCTGCGCGACAATGGCGTGCATTTCGATGTGCGTCCGCCTGAGGAAGCGTCTTTCCTGCAAACTATTTTTGTTTCCTGGTTCCCCATGCTGCTGTTGATCGGCGTCTGGGTATTCTTCATGCGTCAGATGCAAGGCGGCGGCAAGGGCGGGGCATTCTCGTTCGGCAAGTCGAAGGCACGCATGATGGATGAAGCCAGCAACACCGTCACCTTCGCCGATGTCGCCGGTTGCGACGAAGCGAAAGAAGAAGTCAACGAAGTGGTCGACTTCCTCAAGGATCCGAGCAAATTCCAGAAATTGGGCGGCCGCATTCCCCGCGGCGTGCTGATGGTCGGTCCTCCGGGCACGGGTAAAACCCTGCTGGCGCGCGCCATTGCCGGCGAAGCCAAAGTGCCGTTCTTCTCGATTTCCGGTTCCGACTTCGTGGAAATGTTCGTCGGCGTGGGTGCCAGCCGTGTCCGTGACATGTTCGAAAACGCGAAAAAGCATTCGCCGTGCATCATCTTCATCGATGAGATCGACGCTGTCGGCCGTCACCGCGGCGCCGGCATGGGCGGCGGCAATGACGAGCGCGAACAGACCTTGAACCAGTTGCTGGTCGAGATGGACGGTTTTGAAGCGAACTCCGGCGTGATCGTCGTGGCCGCCACCAACCGCGCCGACGTGCTCGACAAAGCCTTGCTGCGTCCAGGCCGTTTCGACCGCCAGGTCTCCGTCGGCTTGCCCGATATCCGCGGCCGCGAGCAGATCTTGAACGTGCACATGCGTAAAGTACCTATCAGTACCGACGTGAAAGCCGATATCCTGGCCCGCGGCACCCCTGGTTTCTCGGGTGCGGACCTGGCCAACCTGGTCAACGAGGCAGCCCTGTTCGCCGCCCGCCGAAGCAAGCGCCTGGTGGAAATGGCCGACTTCGAAGATGCGAAAGACAAGATCTACATGGGTCCTGAGCGTAAATCGATGATCATCCGCGAGGAAGAGCGTCGCAATACGGCTTACCATGAGTCCGGTCACGCAGTCGTCGCCAAGTTGCTGCCGAAGGCGGATCCCGTGCATAAAGTGACTATCATGCCGCGCGGCTGGGCCCTGGGCCTGACCTGGCAGTTGCCGGAACACGACAATCTGTCCGCCTACAAGGACAAGATGCTGGAAGAAATTTCCATCCTGTTCGGTGGCCGTATCGCCGAAGAGATTTTCGTGGGACAAATGTCCACCGGCGCGTCGAACGACTTCTCGCGTGCTACCAAGCTGGCCCGTTCCATGGTGACCCGCTTCGGTATGTCCGATAGCATGGGCGTGATGGTCTACGAAGACAGCGAAAACGAAGGTTTCTTCGGTGGCGCCACCAAGACGATCTCGGAAGCGACCCAGCAAAAGGTTGATGCTGAAATCCGCAACATTCTCGACAAGCAATACGCTTTGGCGCGCACCTTGCTGGAAGGCAACCGCGACAAGGTCGAAATGATGACCAAAGCCTTGCTGGAATGGGAAACCATTGATGCTGAGCAAATCAATGACATCATGGCCGGCCTGGAGCCGCGTCCACCGAAAGTCATCCCGCCACGCCGCAATGCGGGCGACAGCGGCACGGGCGGCATCTCGCCAAACGTGACGGCACCAGCCTGA
- a CDS encoding RlmE family RNA methyltransferase encodes MAKKKLNKNWLHDHINDPYVKLAQKEGYRARAAYKLKEIDEDEKLIKPGQVIVDLGCTPGSWAQYTRRKLAGKDGGGVNGTLIGLDMLEMEPIADFHFIQGDFREARVLRQLEVVLQGRKVDLVLSDMAPNLSGIATADAARMEHLIDLAIEFSQLHLKPSGVLLVKCFKDMGFSQIVEKFRAEFKVVVQKKPKASRDKSSEIFLMGRGIKNPLKNAVEEDDSALDI; translated from the coding sequence ATGGCAAAGAAGAAATTAAACAAAAACTGGTTGCACGACCACATAAATGATCCTTATGTGAAGTTGGCGCAAAAAGAGGGCTACCGCGCCCGGGCAGCATACAAGCTCAAAGAAATCGATGAAGACGAGAAACTGATCAAACCTGGCCAGGTGATTGTCGACCTTGGTTGCACTCCTGGCAGCTGGGCCCAGTACACGCGGCGCAAGCTGGCCGGCAAGGACGGCGGCGGGGTCAATGGTACCCTGATTGGCCTGGACATGCTGGAAATGGAGCCGATCGCCGATTTCCATTTCATCCAGGGCGACTTCCGCGAAGCGCGCGTGCTGCGCCAGCTGGAAGTGGTGTTGCAGGGCCGCAAGGTCGACTTGGTCCTGTCGGACATGGCGCCCAACCTGTCGGGCATCGCCACGGCGGACGCCGCGCGCATGGAACATTTGATCGACCTGGCCATCGAATTCTCGCAATTGCACCTGAAGCCGTCTGGAGTGCTGCTGGTGAAATGCTTTAAAGATATGGGTTTCAGCCAGATCGTGGAGAAATTCCGCGCCGAATTCAAGGTCGTGGTACAGAAAAAACCCAAGGCCAGCCGCGATAAATCGTCGGAAATCTTCCTGATGGGCCGTGGAATCAAGAATCCGCTGAAAAATGCCGTGGAAGAAGATGATTCCGCCCTTGATATTTAA
- the folP gene encoding dihydropteroate synthase, whose amino-acid sequence MRHYLQFGRFGFNLQGTQALVMGILNITPDSFSDAGQYQHLEFAISRAEQMMLDGVDIIDIGGESSRPGAPPLPLQDELQRVMPVLYALRDCGKPLSVDTYKPEVMREAILAGADMINDINGFRAPGAIDAVRDSDCALCIMHMQSVPQTMQDQPQYEDVVREVIDFLRERIATMTAAGIARERLCVDPGFGFGKTVEQNYALLRATRQLRSELDLPVLAGLSRKSMIGAVTGRPVEQRLAGSVAGALAAVAQGAEIIRVHDVAETVDALKVWRMAH is encoded by the coding sequence ATGCGACACTATTTGCAATTCGGCCGGTTCGGCTTCAACCTGCAGGGTACGCAGGCGCTGGTGATGGGCATCCTGAACATCACGCCTGACTCGTTTTCCGATGCGGGCCAGTATCAACACCTGGAATTTGCCATTTCGCGCGCCGAGCAGATGATGCTCGATGGCGTCGACATCATCGACATCGGCGGCGAATCGAGCCGCCCCGGCGCGCCGCCATTGCCGCTGCAAGATGAATTGCAGCGCGTCATGCCTGTGCTATACGCCTTGCGCGACTGCGGCAAGCCCCTGTCCGTCGATACGTACAAGCCCGAAGTGATGCGCGAAGCCATTCTGGCGGGCGCCGACATGATCAACGATATCAACGGTTTCCGCGCGCCGGGCGCCATCGACGCCGTGCGGGACAGCGATTGCGCGCTGTGCATCATGCACATGCAAAGCGTGCCGCAAACCATGCAGGACCAGCCGCAGTACGAGGATGTGGTGCGCGAAGTCATCGACTTCCTGCGCGAGCGCATAGCGACGATGACGGCGGCCGGCATTGCCCGCGAGCGCCTGTGCGTCGATCCCGGCTTTGGTTTTGGCAAGACGGTGGAGCAGAATTATGCCTTGCTGCGCGCCACGCGCCAGTTGCGCAGCGAGCTGGACCTGCCTGTGCTGGCCGGCCTGTCGCGCAAGTCGATGATCGGCGCCGTCACGGGACGTCCCGTCGAGCAGCGCCTGGCCGGCAGCGTTGCCGGTGCGCTTGCTGCGGTAGCGCAAGGTGCGGAAATTATCCGTGTGCATGATGTAGCAGAAACCGTCGATGCACTGAAGGTCTGGCGCATGGCGCACTGA